One genomic region from Jiangella sp. DSM 45060 encodes:
- a CDS encoding ABC transporter ATP-binding protein — MTVEGVGVTLLERRVVDDVSLSVPAGTWVTLVGPNGAGKSTLLRAVSGAVEHAGVIAFDGVEVARLRSRERAQLVAVVPQDPARPDGMTVLDYVLLGRTPYVPYLGTESAEDLAVAGELLDTLELRALSDRMVTELSGGEFQRSVLARALAQQAPVLLLDEPTSSLDLGHAQQVLELVDELRASRGLTVVSALHDLTTAGQFADHLVLLVDGRVVAQGSAQEVLTEELIRDHYGARVRVVTDPHGGVVVVPLRSRPARSVRDVGGVA; from the coding sequence CTGACCGTCGAGGGCGTCGGCGTCACCCTGCTGGAGCGGCGGGTGGTCGACGACGTCAGCCTCAGCGTCCCGGCCGGGACGTGGGTGACGCTGGTCGGCCCCAACGGCGCCGGCAAGTCGACGCTGCTGCGGGCGGTGTCCGGTGCGGTGGAGCACGCCGGCGTCATCGCGTTCGACGGCGTCGAGGTCGCCCGGCTGCGTTCGCGCGAGCGGGCCCAGCTGGTCGCCGTCGTCCCGCAGGACCCGGCCCGGCCCGACGGCATGACCGTCCTCGACTACGTGCTGCTCGGGCGCACGCCGTACGTCCCCTACCTGGGGACGGAGTCGGCGGAGGACCTCGCGGTGGCCGGCGAGCTGCTGGACACGCTGGAGCTGCGGGCGCTGTCCGACCGCATGGTCACCGAGCTGTCCGGCGGCGAGTTCCAGCGCTCCGTCCTCGCCCGGGCGCTGGCCCAGCAGGCGCCGGTGCTGCTGTTGGACGAGCCGACCAGTTCGCTGGACCTCGGGCACGCCCAGCAGGTGCTGGAACTGGTCGACGAGCTGCGGGCGTCGCGTGGGCTGACGGTGGTCAGCGCGCTGCACGACCTCACCACCGCCGGGCAGTTCGCCGACCACCTGGTGCTGCTGGTCGACGGCCGGGTGGTCGCGCAGGGGTCGGCGCAGGAGGTGCTGACCGAGGAGCTGATCCGCGATCACTACGGGGCGCGGGTGCGGGTCGTGACCGATCCGCACGGTGGTGTCGTCGTGGTGCCGCTGCGGTCGCGCCCGGCCCGCAGCGTCCGCGATGTCGGCGGGGTCGCATGA
- the cbiB gene encoding adenosylcobinamide-phosphate synthase CbiB, protein MAVAAGLDAAFREPPLAVHPVRWAGRYLTWAGRRVPSGPPARAVLTGGLAWAVGAATAYGAGVAVARVAGLLPGPVRPVVTGAALWPLFAHRMLLDEVAGVERALASGGVTAGRAAVARIVSRDVSGLTADEVRQAAVESLGENLSDSVVAPLVWYAVGGLPAAATYRFANTADAVWGYRTPRWNHAGRVAARADDLLNLVPARLTGVLLAGRRVPWARLRAEAALTPSPNAGWPMAALALRLGVRLAKPGVYKLGAGGRAVGPADVAAALRLARRRGWALAAAAAVVAGVRAR, encoded by the coding sequence GTGGCTGTCGCCGCCGGTCTGGACGCCGCGTTCCGGGAGCCGCCGCTGGCCGTGCACCCGGTGCGCTGGGCCGGCCGCTACCTGACGTGGGCGGGGCGGAGGGTGCCGTCTGGTCCGCCCGCTCGCGCGGTCCTGACCGGCGGGCTGGCCTGGGCGGTGGGCGCGGCGACGGCGTACGGCGCGGGCGTCGCGGTGGCGCGGGTGGCCGGACTGCTGCCCGGGCCGGTGCGCCCGGTCGTCACCGGCGCGGCGCTGTGGCCGCTGTTCGCGCATCGCATGCTGCTCGACGAGGTCGCCGGGGTCGAGCGGGCCCTGGCCTCCGGCGGCGTGACGGCGGGCCGGGCGGCCGTGGCGCGCATCGTCAGCCGCGACGTGTCCGGGCTGACGGCGGACGAGGTCCGGCAGGCGGCGGTCGAGTCGCTGGGCGAGAACCTGTCCGACTCGGTCGTCGCGCCGCTCGTCTGGTACGCGGTGGGCGGGCTGCCCGCGGCTGCGACGTACCGGTTCGCCAACACCGCCGACGCTGTGTGGGGCTACCGCACGCCGCGCTGGAACCACGCCGGCCGGGTCGCGGCCCGCGCCGACGACCTGCTCAATCTGGTGCCCGCTCGGCTCACCGGCGTCCTGCTGGCCGGTCGCCGGGTGCCGTGGGCCCGGCTGCGCGCCGAGGCCGCGCTGACCCCGTCGCCGAACGCGGGCTGGCCGATGGCGGCGCTGGCCCTGCGGCTCGGGGTGCGGCTGGCCAAACCCGGTGTCTACAAGCTGGGCGCGGGCGGCCGGGCCGTCGGTCCGGCGGACGTCGCCGCTGCGCTGCGCCTGGCCCGGCGCCGCGGGTGGGCACTGGCCGCCGCTGCCGCCGTCGTCGCGGGGGTGCGGGCCCGATGA
- a CDS encoding cobyric acid synthase: MSAVMVQGCTSWAGKSLLTTALCRWYARQGLTVAPFKAQNMSNNARVVDGGEIGVAQWLQARAAGVEPEVRMNPVLLKPESGTSQVVRLGRVDADLSRRPWRDRSEALWPTVENALAELLDEYDVVVIEGAGSPAEINLAANDIVNMRVAERADAPVLLAVDIDRGGAFAHLYGTWALLPPRHQQRIRGFVLNRFRGDASLLPPGPEQLERLTGVPTVGVVPMVRHDLPDEDGAALRAPVRGGLPPVAIVRYPAASNLDEFALVEQVADVRWATQPWHLDGAGLVLLPGSKHVASDLAWLRASGLDAAVVAAARAGVRVLGVCGGLQLLGRRLEDPHGVDGSGDGLGLLPLTTTFARDKLVRRRSLTLPALGPPWAALSGLPVSGYEIRQGRTVDASGSDAVVVADGNVAAWYPHGLFEDPAVLEALFGARPERTLDATFERLADVVEAHVDTGVLRSLAGLS, from the coding sequence ATGAGCGCCGTCATGGTCCAGGGCTGCACCAGCTGGGCGGGGAAGAGCCTGCTGACGACCGCGCTGTGCCGCTGGTACGCGCGTCAGGGCCTGACGGTGGCGCCGTTCAAGGCGCAGAACATGTCGAACAACGCGCGGGTCGTCGACGGCGGCGAGATCGGCGTCGCGCAGTGGCTGCAGGCGCGCGCCGCGGGCGTCGAGCCGGAGGTCCGGATGAATCCCGTCCTGCTCAAGCCCGAGTCCGGGACCAGCCAGGTCGTGCGGCTCGGCCGGGTAGACGCCGACCTGTCCCGGCGGCCGTGGCGCGACCGCAGCGAGGCGCTCTGGCCCACGGTCGAGAACGCGCTGGCCGAGTTGCTGGACGAGTACGACGTCGTCGTCATCGAGGGCGCCGGCAGCCCGGCCGAGATCAACCTCGCCGCCAACGACATCGTCAACATGCGTGTCGCCGAGCGGGCCGACGCTCCCGTGCTGCTCGCCGTCGACATCGACCGCGGCGGCGCGTTCGCGCACCTCTACGGCACGTGGGCGCTGCTTCCGCCGCGGCACCAGCAGCGCATCCGCGGCTTCGTGCTCAACCGGTTCCGCGGCGACGCGTCGCTGCTGCCGCCCGGCCCGGAGCAGCTGGAGCGGCTGACCGGCGTGCCCACCGTCGGCGTCGTCCCGATGGTCCGGCACGACCTCCCCGACGAGGACGGCGCGGCGCTGCGGGCGCCGGTGCGCGGCGGGCTGCCGCCGGTGGCGATCGTCCGCTATCCGGCCGCGTCCAACCTCGACGAGTTCGCCCTGGTCGAGCAGGTCGCGGACGTGCGCTGGGCGACGCAGCCGTGGCACCTCGACGGCGCTGGACTGGTGCTGCTGCCCGGGTCGAAGCACGTGGCGTCCGACCTGGCGTGGCTGCGGGCGTCGGGTCTGGACGCCGCCGTCGTGGCGGCGGCGCGGGCCGGTGTGCGGGTGCTGGGCGTCTGCGGCGGGCTGCAGCTGCTCGGGCGCCGCCTGGAGGACCCGCACGGCGTCGACGGCTCCGGCGACGGGCTCGGCCTGTTGCCGCTGACCACGACGTTCGCACGCGACAAGCTGGTCCGGCGGCGGTCGCTGACGCTGCCGGCGCTGGGTCCGCCGTGGGCCGCGCTGAGCGGGCTGCCCGTGTCGGGGTACGAGATCAGGCAGGGCCGCACCGTCGACGCCTCGGGGTCCGACGCGGTCGTCGTCGCCGACGGGAACGTCGCCGCGTGGTACCCGCACGGCCTGTTCGAGGACCCCGCCGTGCTCGAGGCGCTGTTCGGCGCCCGGCCGGAGCGCACGCTGGACGCGACGTTCGAGCGGCTGGCCGACGTGGTGGAGGCGCACGTGGACACCGGGGTGCTGCGGTCGCTGGCGGGGCTGTCGTGA
- the cobS gene encoding adenosylcobinamide-GDP ribazoletransferase, protein MIGALRAAVGFLTRIPVGPAPFSGPALDRAGAWFPLVGAVVGAAGLGVWWVADELAGPLVGAVVAVLATVIVTGALHEDGLADTADGLWGGATRERRLEIMRDSRLGTYGALALAGDLLLRVALLATVGAGSDAFADVARVLVAGHVIGRAAPLVLAAWLPPARTDGQGRRLGRLGVVDSLVAAATVLVVAVLAAGWWAPVLLAAAAVPVLGLRRAARRRIGGVTGDVLGAAVALTTLAVAIAVAALVQEDLL, encoded by the coding sequence GTGATCGGGGCGCTGCGGGCGGCGGTCGGGTTCCTCACCCGCATCCCGGTCGGGCCGGCGCCGTTCTCCGGGCCCGCGCTGGACCGGGCGGGGGCGTGGTTCCCGCTGGTGGGCGCGGTGGTCGGGGCGGCCGGGCTGGGCGTGTGGTGGGTGGCCGACGAGCTGGCCGGTCCGCTGGTCGGCGCGGTGGTCGCGGTACTGGCGACGGTGATCGTCACCGGTGCGCTGCACGAGGACGGCCTCGCCGACACCGCCGACGGCCTCTGGGGCGGCGCGACCCGGGAGCGGCGCCTGGAGATCATGCGCGACAGCCGGCTCGGCACGTACGGCGCGCTGGCGCTGGCCGGCGACCTGCTGCTGCGGGTCGCGTTGCTGGCCACCGTCGGTGCCGGTTCGGACGCGTTCGCCGACGTCGCCCGCGTTCTGGTCGCCGGACACGTGATCGGGCGGGCGGCGCCACTGGTGCTGGCCGCCTGGCTGCCGCCGGCCCGGACCGACGGCCAGGGCCGCCGCCTCGGCCGGCTCGGTGTGGTGGACTCGCTCGTGGCGGCCGCGACGGTGCTTGTCGTGGCCGTGCTGGCGGCCGGCTGGTGGGCGCCGGTGCTGCTCGCCGCGGCCGCCGTTCCGGTGCTCGGCCTGCGCCGCGCGGCCCGGCGGCGCATCGGCGGCGTCACCGGCGACGTGCTCGGCGCCGCCGTGGCCCTGACCACTCTCGCGGTCGCGATCGCCGTCGCGGCCCTCGTCCAGGAGGACCTGCTGTGA
- the cobC gene encoding Rv2231c family pyridoxal phosphate-dependent protein CobC produces the protein MNPSPHSQTGPSPRGRLTLVLGGQKSGKSGLAARRAEASGRPVVVVAPAVVRDEEFKARVERHRADRPPHWRTLETFDLAAAVAEAGEGAFVLVDALDTWLAETLESAGVFVGDDVPDPDRRARAEDAVVAALRAFTGAVAALDVDVVVIAGQPGLGVHAGGPGARLYVDVHGRALQTLSAAADEALLVVGGRVVRLEPDAPPAAPADPRLREHGDTQVPPGTTDLAVNVQPGPPSWLADRLAAAVRDLAAYPDDRAARAAAAARHGRPPEECLVVDGAAEAFWLLADVLRPRLAACVHPSFTEPEAALRAAGVPVVRVWRRPEQGWRLDPSAVPPDADLVVLGRPDNPTGVLDPVETIAALARPGRTVVVDEAFTEFLDDAGGVAGRRDLPGVVAVRSLTKLWGLAGLRVGYVTGPPDVVARLAARRQPWSVNSLALTAIEALTSPVAEDERRARAAAVAELRAELIAAIRALGGPRVWDAHANFVLVQGERPGLRERLLEHGLAARRADTFPGLDDRAVRVAVRDRETTARLVAALRSIEDGSLA, from the coding sequence GTGAACCCGTCGCCACATTCCCAGACCGGCCCGTCGCCGCGAGGGCGGCTGACGCTCGTGCTGGGCGGGCAGAAGTCGGGCAAGTCGGGGCTGGCGGCGCGCCGGGCCGAGGCCAGCGGCCGCCCGGTCGTGGTCGTCGCGCCGGCCGTCGTCCGGGACGAGGAGTTCAAGGCGCGGGTCGAGCGGCACCGCGCCGACCGCCCGCCGCACTGGCGCACGCTGGAGACGTTCGACCTGGCTGCTGCCGTCGCCGAGGCGGGCGAGGGCGCGTTCGTGCTGGTCGACGCGCTGGACACCTGGCTGGCCGAGACGCTGGAGTCGGCCGGCGTGTTCGTCGGCGACGACGTGCCCGACCCGGACCGGCGGGCTCGCGCCGAGGACGCCGTGGTGGCGGCGCTGCGGGCGTTCACCGGCGCGGTCGCCGCCCTGGACGTCGACGTGGTGGTGATCGCCGGCCAGCCCGGCCTCGGCGTGCACGCCGGCGGACCCGGCGCCCGCCTCTACGTCGACGTGCACGGACGCGCGCTGCAGACGCTGTCGGCGGCGGCGGACGAGGCGCTGCTCGTGGTCGGCGGCCGGGTGGTCCGGCTCGAGCCCGACGCCCCGCCGGCCGCCCCCGCCGACCCGCGGTTGCGCGAGCACGGCGACACGCAGGTCCCGCCGGGCACCACCGACCTCGCCGTCAATGTGCAGCCGGGGCCGCCGTCGTGGCTGGCCGACCGGCTGGCGGCGGCCGTGCGCGACCTCGCGGCCTATCCCGACGACCGCGCCGCCCGGGCCGCGGCGGCCGCCCGGCACGGCCGTCCACCGGAGGAGTGCCTGGTCGTCGACGGCGCCGCCGAGGCGTTCTGGCTGCTGGCCGACGTGCTCCGGCCGCGGCTGGCCGCCTGCGTGCACCCGTCGTTCACCGAGCCGGAGGCCGCGCTGCGGGCGGCCGGCGTCCCGGTCGTCCGGGTGTGGCGCCGCCCGGAGCAGGGCTGGCGGCTGGACCCGTCCGCCGTCCCGCCCGACGCCGACCTCGTCGTGCTCGGGCGGCCGGACAACCCGACCGGCGTGCTCGATCCGGTCGAGACGATCGCGGCGCTGGCCCGGCCCGGCCGCACCGTCGTCGTGGACGAAGCGTTCACCGAGTTCCTCGACGACGCCGGCGGCGTGGCTGGGCGCCGCGACCTCCCGGGCGTCGTCGCCGTACGGAGCCTGACGAAGCTGTGGGGCCTGGCCGGCCTGCGCGTCGGGTACGTCACCGGCCCGCCGGACGTCGTCGCGCGCCTCGCCGCCCGCCGTCAGCCGTGGAGCGTCAACAGCCTCGCCCTGACCGCGATCGAGGCCCTGACCTCGCCGGTCGCCGAGGACGAGCGGCGTGCCCGGGCCGCCGCGGTCGCCGAGCTGCGGGCCGAGCTGATCGCCGCGATCCGGGCGCTCGGCGGCCCGCGGGTGTGGGACGCGCACGCGAACTTCGTGCTGGTCCAGGGCGAGCGGCCGGGCCTGCGTGAGCGGCTGCTGGAGCACGGCCTGGCCGCCCGGCGGGCCGACACCTTCCCCGGCCTGGACGACCGCGCCGTGCGGGTCGCCGTCCGGGACCGCGAGACCACCGCGCGGCTGGTCGCCGCGCTGCGCAGCATCGAGGACGGGAGCCTGGCATGA
- the cobT gene encoding nicotinate-nucleotide--dimethylbenzimidazole phosphoribosyltransferase, whose amino-acid sequence MTVEKLIAAVRPVDQTALRQARDRHAGLAKPPGSLGRLEDLGARLAAMSGRCPPPVPSSPVVVVAAADHGVHAEGVSDWPQEVTAAMVATVAAGGAAVNAIAKTVGARVVVADVGTLRLGPVPDGVRDERVRSGTRDLAVEPAMTLDECRTAILAGARVAAELVDDGADLLVTGEVGIGNTTASAALIAAYTGADPADVTGKGANLDHGRTAHKVGVVRTALARHAGGPDHGALGTLASLGGLEHAALAGVMLAGAAARVPVLVDGVVAGAAALAAVALCPEAGGYLVAGHTSAEPGGRTLPDRLGEPALLDLSLRLGEGTGALLAVPLVQAAARVLAEMATLADVTKNA is encoded by the coding sequence ATGACGGTGGAGAAACTGATCGCGGCGGTGCGCCCGGTCGACCAGACGGCCCTGCGGCAGGCCCGCGACCGGCACGCCGGGCTGGCCAAGCCGCCGGGCAGCCTGGGCCGGCTGGAGGACCTCGGCGCCCGGCTGGCGGCGATGAGCGGGCGGTGCCCGCCGCCGGTGCCGTCGTCGCCCGTGGTGGTCGTGGCCGCGGCCGACCACGGCGTGCACGCCGAGGGGGTGTCGGACTGGCCGCAGGAGGTCACGGCGGCGATGGTCGCGACCGTGGCCGCCGGTGGCGCCGCCGTCAACGCCATCGCGAAGACGGTGGGCGCGCGGGTCGTGGTGGCCGACGTCGGGACGCTGCGGCTCGGCCCGGTGCCCGACGGCGTCCGCGACGAGCGGGTGCGCAGCGGCACCCGCGACCTCGCCGTCGAGCCGGCCATGACGCTGGACGAGTGCCGGACGGCGATCCTGGCGGGCGCCCGGGTCGCCGCGGAGCTGGTCGACGACGGCGCCGACCTGCTGGTGACCGGCGAGGTCGGCATCGGCAACACGACCGCGTCGGCCGCCCTGATCGCGGCGTACACCGGTGCCGACCCCGCCGACGTCACGGGGAAGGGCGCCAACCTCGACCACGGCCGGACGGCGCACAAGGTCGGCGTGGTGCGCACGGCGCTGGCCCGGCATGCTGGCGGACCGGACCACGGGGCCCTGGGGACCCTTGCGTCGCTGGGCGGGCTGGAGCACGCCGCCCTCGCCGGCGTCATGCTGGCCGGTGCCGCCGCCCGCGTCCCCGTCCTCGTCGACGGCGTCGTGGCCGGAGCCGCCGCGCTGGCCGCCGTCGCGCTCTGCCCGGAAGCCGGCGGCTACCTCGTCGCCGGGCACACGTCGGCCGAGCCGGGCGGGCGCACGCTGCCCGACCGACTCGGCGAACCGGCCCTGCTCGATCTGTCGCTACGCCTCGGCGAGGGCACCGGTGCACTGCTGGCGGTGCCGCTGGTGCAGGCCGCCGCCCGTGTGCTCGCCGAGATGGCGACGCTCGCCGACGTGACGAAGAACGCCTAG
- a CDS encoding peptidylprolyl isomerase encodes MADELHATLHTNRGDITVALLPNHAPKTVRNFVELAKGEREWVNPETGEKTSDKLYDGTVFHRVIGGFMIQGGDPLGNGTGGPGYDFADEFHPELAFNKPYLLAMANAGPNTNGSQFFITVGQTPHLNRRHTIFGEVADQASRDVVDAIANTPTDRADRPLEPVVIESVTVTGG; translated from the coding sequence GTGGCCGACGAGCTTCATGCCACCCTGCACACCAACCGCGGCGACATCACCGTGGCTCTGCTGCCGAACCACGCGCCGAAGACGGTGCGCAACTTCGTCGAGCTCGCGAAGGGCGAGCGCGAATGGGTCAACCCCGAGACCGGCGAGAAGACCAGCGACAAGCTGTACGACGGCACCGTCTTCCACCGCGTCATCGGCGGCTTCATGATCCAGGGCGGCGACCCTCTGGGCAATGGCACCGGCGGCCCCGGCTACGACTTCGCCGACGAGTTCCACCCGGAGCTGGCGTTCAACAAGCCGTACCTGCTGGCCATGGCCAACGCGGGCCCCAACACCAACGGCTCGCAGTTCTTCATCACCGTCGGGCAGACGCCGCACCTCAACCGTCGTCACACCATCTTCGGTGAGGTGGCCGACCAAGCCAGCCGCGACGTCGTCGACGCCATCGCCAACACCCCCACCGACCGCGCCGACCGGCCGCTCGAGCCCGTCGTCATCGAGTCGGTCACCGTCACCGGCGGCTGA
- a CDS encoding rhomboid family intramembrane serine protease, whose translation MTGSAGGPAGPPTSGDSAAPPTCYRHPDRETYIRCSRCERPICPECMISAPVGYQCPECVAEGRKGVRQARTVLGGQRRETSATIVTLTLIGINVAIWVAGLVVGTRGDSFYDRYARGIGTNELSARLGLVLGERNDPFSFGIVDGQWYRLLTAAFTHENVLHIGLNMVALYMLGSSLEPVLGRSRFLTLYLLSALGGTAASLLTVADPYSLSYGASGAVYGLFGALFIIARRLGRDTGGIVVLLGINLVFGFTVPGIDWRAHLGGLVIGTALAAVFAYAPKEQRGLWGLIGSLCAAMLITTAVMVAVA comes from the coding sequence ATGACCGGAAGTGCCGGCGGTCCGGCCGGGCCGCCCACCAGCGGCGACTCGGCCGCCCCGCCGACCTGCTATCGCCACCCCGACCGCGAGACGTACATCCGGTGCTCGCGATGTGAGCGGCCGATCTGCCCCGAGTGCATGATCTCCGCGCCGGTCGGTTACCAGTGCCCCGAGTGCGTCGCCGAGGGCCGCAAGGGCGTCCGTCAGGCCCGCACCGTGCTGGGTGGCCAGCGGCGCGAGACCAGCGCCACCATCGTCACGCTCACCCTCATCGGCATCAACGTCGCCATCTGGGTGGCGGGCCTGGTCGTCGGCACCCGCGGCGACTCGTTCTACGACCGCTACGCGCGCGGCATCGGCACCAACGAGCTGAGCGCCCGCCTCGGCCTCGTCCTCGGTGAGCGCAACGACCCGTTCTCCTTCGGCATCGTCGACGGCCAGTGGTACCGCCTCCTCACGGCGGCGTTCACGCACGAGAACGTGCTGCACATCGGGCTGAACATGGTCGCGCTGTACATGCTCGGCTCGTCGCTGGAGCCGGTGCTCGGCCGCAGCCGGTTCCTCACCCTCTATCTGTTGTCGGCCCTCGGCGGCACGGCGGCGTCGCTGCTGACCGTCGCCGACCCGTACTCGCTGTCGTACGGCGCGTCGGGCGCGGTGTACGGGCTGTTCGGCGCGCTGTTCATCATCGCCCGGCGGCTGGGACGCGACACCGGCGGCATCGTCGTGCTGCTGGGCATCAACCTGGTGTTCGGGTTCACCGTGCCCGGTATCGACTGGCGGGCCCACCTCGGCGGCCTCGTCATCGGCACGGCGCTGGCGGCGGTGTTCGCCTACGCGCCGAAGGAACAGCGCGGACTGTGGGGGCTGATCGGCTCACTCTGCGCCGCCATGCTCATCACCACCGCCGTCATGGTCGCTGTCGCCTGA
- a CDS encoding cell division protein CrgA, whose translation MPKSRSRRKDDDYTPPERSELKDPTVSGRWVVPTMVTLLLVGLVWIVVYYLVGDDIPVVKDLGGWNLLIGMGLITGGFMTATRWK comes from the coding sequence GTGCCCAAGTCTCGCAGCCGTCGCAAGGACGACGACTACACCCCGCCGGAGCGGAGCGAGCTCAAGGACCCGACGGTCTCCGGTCGCTGGGTCGTCCCCACCATGGTCACCCTGCTGCTCGTCGGCCTGGTGTGGATCGTCGTCTACTACCTCGTCGGCGACGACATTCCGGTCGTCAAGGACCTCGGCGGCTGGAACCTGTTGATCGGCATGGGCCTGATCACCGGCGGATTCATGACCGCAACCCGCTGGAAGTGA
- a CDS encoding DUF881 domain-containing protein, which translates to MNTISRPSDYPRVWRFLAPLVLAGCGVLLITSAKAADGEDLRGSDVVAFSDLVRAEEQRVQELQARIDDLSSDIDDLTAGQGDGKSAEIDRHTEEIMPAAGLTAVQGPGLTVTLDDADLPNNLGEDSPFNTEDYLVHQQDLEGVINALWAGGAEALTVMDQRIIWTSTVQCEGPVLLLNGRTFYPPYTISAIGDADAMRRALDNEPKVREYRAWADRIGLFYGVTDDDNIAMPAFEGSVQGGRRS; encoded by the coding sequence GTGAACACCATCAGCCGGCCGTCCGACTATCCCCGAGTATGGCGCTTCCTGGCGCCTCTGGTGCTCGCCGGGTGTGGTGTCCTGCTCATCACCAGCGCCAAGGCCGCCGACGGCGAAGACCTGCGCGGCAGCGACGTCGTCGCGTTCTCCGACCTGGTCAGGGCCGAGGAGCAGCGGGTGCAGGAGCTGCAGGCGCGCATCGACGACCTCTCGTCCGACATCGACGACCTCACGGCCGGCCAGGGCGACGGCAAGTCCGCCGAGATCGACCGCCACACCGAGGAGATCATGCCGGCCGCCGGTCTCACCGCGGTGCAGGGGCCGGGGCTGACGGTCACGCTCGACGACGCGGACCTCCCGAACAACCTGGGCGAGGACTCGCCGTTCAACACCGAGGACTACCTCGTGCACCAGCAGGACCTCGAGGGCGTCATCAACGCGCTGTGGGCGGGCGGCGCCGAGGCGCTCACCGTCATGGACCAGCGCATCATCTGGACCAGCACGGTCCAGTGCGAGGGCCCGGTGCTGCTGCTCAACGGCCGCACCTTCTACCCGCCGTACACCATCAGCGCCATCGGCGACGCCGACGCCATGCGCCGGGCGCTCGACAACGAGCCGAAGGTGCGCGAATACCGCGCCTGGGCCGACCGCATCGGGCTGTTCTACGGCGTGACCGACGACGACAACATCGCGATGCCCGCCTTCGAGGGCAGCGTTCAAGGAGGCAGGCGGTCGTGA
- a CDS encoding aminodeoxychorismate/anthranilate synthase component II: protein MSRRILVVDNYDSFVFNLVQYLAQLGAECDVRRNDEIGSTDGYDGVLLSPGPGTPEKAGGCIDLVHALAGRTPVFGVCLGLQAIGVAYGATVGRAPELLHGKTSQVLHHGDGVLAGLPSPFTATRYHSLAVEPGTVPAELEVTARTAGGVVMAMRHRTLAVEGVQFHPESVLTEGGHRMLANWLAVCGDDGAVARSAGLAPVVAHGSATDLPA from the coding sequence GTGAGCCGGCGCATTCTCGTGGTGGACAACTACGACAGCTTCGTCTTCAACCTGGTCCAGTACCTCGCGCAGCTCGGCGCCGAGTGCGACGTGCGCCGCAACGACGAGATCGGCTCGACCGACGGCTACGACGGCGTCCTGCTCTCGCCCGGGCCCGGCACGCCCGAGAAGGCCGGCGGCTGCATCGACCTCGTCCACGCTCTGGCCGGGCGCACCCCCGTCTTCGGCGTCTGTCTCGGCCTGCAGGCCATCGGCGTGGCGTACGGCGCCACCGTCGGCCGCGCGCCCGAGCTGCTGCATGGCAAGACCAGCCAGGTGCTCCACCACGGCGACGGCGTGCTGGCCGGCCTGCCCAGCCCGTTCACCGCCACCCGGTACCACTCGCTGGCGGTCGAGCCCGGCACCGTCCCGGCCGAGCTGGAGGTCACGGCGCGCACCGCCGGCGGCGTCGTCATGGCCATGCGGCACCGCACGCTGGCGGTCGAGGGGGTCCAGTTCCACCCCGAGTCGGTGCTCACCGAGGGCGGCCACCGCATGCTCGCCAACTGGCTGGCCGTCTGCGGCGACGACGGCGCGGTGGCACGGTCCGCGGGGCTGGCCCCGGTCGTGGCGCACGGCTCGGCCACCGACCTCCCCGCCTGA